One region of Metallosphaera sedula DSM 5348 genomic DNA includes:
- a CDS encoding TATA-box-binding protein — translation MSIENIVATVTLEQTLDLYAMERSVPNVEYDPDQFPGLIFRLESPKVTSLIFKSGKMVVTGAKSTEELIKAVKRIIKSLRRYGIRIGGKPKIQIQNIVASANMHVHVNLDKAAFLLENNMYEPEQFPGLIFRMDEPRVVLLIFSSGKMVITGAKREDEVYKAVKKIFDKLEELDCIKAVEEEEELEI, via the coding sequence ATAAGTATTGAAAATATTGTAGCAACGGTAACGTTGGAACAAACCTTGGATCTTTACGCCATGGAGAGGAGCGTTCCAAATGTGGAGTATGATCCGGATCAGTTCCCGGGCCTCATATTCAGGCTCGAGAGCCCCAAGGTAACCTCCCTGATCTTCAAGTCCGGTAAAATGGTTGTCACTGGTGCCAAGAGCACGGAGGAACTGATCAAGGCTGTTAAGAGGATAATAAAGAGCCTAAGAAGGTATGGGATAAGGATAGGTGGGAAACCTAAGATACAGATTCAGAACATAGTCGCCTCTGCCAACATGCACGTTCATGTAAATCTGGATAAGGCTGCTTTCCTTCTTGAGAATAACATGTATGAACCAGAGCAGTTCCCGGGGCTCATATTTAGAATGGATGAGCCTAGGGTGGTCCTTCTAATTTTCAGCAGTGGAAAGATGGTAATAACAGGGGCCAAGAGGGAGGACGAAGTCTATAAGGCAGTGAAAAAAATCTTTGATAAGTTAGAGGAACTAGACTGCATTAAGGCAGTGGAAGAGGAAGAGGAATTAGAAATTTAA
- a CDS encoding coiled-coil protein produces MSNPPAEATEESIYKKISDVRNEISSLKEKRYASIEEIRKLRQKKSEKIERLKAVRLQLKTVFEEYTSRINELKELKQKKEQLFEVIKEMRKEFEELRNLMKKTQGLNPDILEKRIRSLEWRIQTSSLTLEEEKKLIQRIADMERRLNEAKKILKVKEKGNEERAEFLAKRIELATIRQKISSLISEISEKRKTLKSLRDERDKLTKELDELSSQIEAKSKEIDELGKQIEAKSKELDELIKARKAMEQGVTTSRANIAEIMEKRKKVAEEKLKKGERLSFDEIYALYGDHRGNNEDGDNIH; encoded by the coding sequence ATGAGCAATCCGCCAGCAGAGGCCACAGAGGAAAGCATTTACAAGAAAATATCTGACGTGAGAAATGAAATCTCAAGCCTTAAGGAAAAAAGGTACGCTTCAATTGAGGAGATAAGAAAACTAAGACAGAAGAAGAGTGAGAAGATAGAGAGGCTTAAGGCTGTAAGATTACAACTTAAAACTGTTTTTGAGGAATATACCTCAAGGATAAATGAATTAAAAGAGTTAAAGCAGAAAAAAGAGCAATTATTTGAAGTCATTAAAGAAATGAGGAAAGAGTTTGAGGAACTTAGGAATCTCATGAAGAAAACTCAAGGATTGAACCCAGATATCTTGGAAAAGAGGATAAGGAGCCTCGAATGGAGAATACAGACCTCCTCCTTGACGCTTGAGGAAGAAAAGAAGTTGATCCAAAGGATAGCTGACATGGAGAGAAGGCTGAATGAAGCCAAGAAGATCCTAAAGGTAAAGGAGAAAGGGAACGAGGAGAGAGCGGAATTCCTCGCAAAAAGAATAGAGTTGGCTACAATTAGGCAGAAAATTTCGTCATTGATTTCAGAGATAAGTGAGAAAAGGAAGACGCTCAAGAGTTTAAGGGACGAAAGGGATAAGTTAACCAAGGAACTAGACGAGTTAAGCTCGCAAATTGAGGCAAAGAGCAAAGAAATTGATGAGCTAGGGAAACAAATTGAGGCAAAGAGCAAGGAGCTCGACGAACTCATAAAGGCTAGAAAGGCCATGGAACAGGGAGTTACTACCTCCAGGGCAAATATTGCCGAGATCATGGAGAAAAGGAAGAAGGTTGCAGAGGAGAAACTGAAGAAAGGAGAAAGGCTGTCATTCGACGAAATATATGCCCTTTATGGGGATCATCGGGGTAATAATGAAGACGGCGATAATATACATTGA
- the twy1 gene encoding 4-demethylwyosine synthase TYW1: MAVKGSFRIDTLSKIREEMEKQRYHLIGGHSAYKKCHWTHEALTSGRYCYKGKFYGIESHRCVQMTPVSMWCWFRCIHCWRLEPEDVGLDWDETKMPYMDDPEYIVERSIEEHKRSVSGYLGREGVENNKALEAMKPSHVAISLTGEPTLYERIGELIREYHKRGITTFLVTSGVRPDVLASLEEEPSQLFVSLQAPNEEKHRLINRPVVANSWNLVMKTLEILPSFSSPTVIRMTMMKEVNMSDDDAREFAKLMRIAMPTYIEVKAYMHVGPSTYRLTKDAMPRHSEVRFFAEKLAELTGYKIISEHAPSRIVLLSTIDRPMQIGNAWTEKWDWRTQDTQDDVNGEYREAEMGCTEEGDGPKP, encoded by the coding sequence ATGGCGGTTAAAGGCAGTTTCAGGATTGACACGCTCTCTAAAATACGTGAGGAGATGGAGAAACAGAGATATCATCTTATTGGTGGCCATAGTGCCTATAAGAAGTGTCATTGGACCCATGAGGCGCTTACCAGTGGAAGATATTGCTACAAGGGTAAGTTTTACGGAATAGAGAGTCACAGATGCGTTCAGATGACCCCAGTAAGCATGTGGTGCTGGTTCAGGTGCATACATTGCTGGAGATTGGAACCAGAGGATGTGGGATTAGACTGGGACGAAACTAAGATGCCTTACATGGATGATCCAGAATACATTGTGGAGAGGTCCATTGAGGAGCACAAGAGATCGGTTTCAGGGTATCTTGGAAGGGAAGGAGTTGAGAACAATAAGGCGTTAGAGGCAATGAAACCTTCCCATGTGGCAATAAGCTTGACCGGTGAACCCACGCTCTACGAGAGGATCGGGGAGCTCATTAGGGAATACCATAAACGCGGGATAACCACATTCCTTGTAACTAGTGGTGTTAGGCCTGACGTGCTGGCTTCTCTCGAGGAGGAGCCATCTCAGCTCTTTGTATCACTACAGGCTCCCAACGAGGAAAAGCACAGACTAATTAACAGACCCGTTGTGGCGAACTCGTGGAACCTTGTAATGAAAACCCTTGAGATATTGCCCAGCTTCAGCTCACCTACGGTGATCAGAATGACGATGATGAAAGAGGTGAACATGAGTGACGATGATGCAAGGGAATTCGCTAAGTTAATGAGGATAGCAATGCCAACATACATTGAGGTCAAGGCATACATGCACGTAGGTCCATCAACCTATAGGCTTACTAAGGATGCCATGCCAAGGCACTCAGAGGTTAGGTTCTTTGCGGAGAAACTGGCTGAACTCACTGGCTATAAGATAATCTCAGAACATGCGCCTAGCAGGATTGTTCTCCTGAGTACCATAGATAGACCCATGCAGATAGGGAATGCGTGGACAGAAAAGTGGGACTGGAGAACACAAGATACGCAGGACGACGTTAACGGGGAGTACAGGGAAGCTGAAATGGGGTGCACTGAAGAGGGAGATGGTCCGAAACCATGA
- a CDS encoding metallophosphoesterase, whose translation MVSILRDLEVEEDLPVIYSRRLDSIILSDVHIGYEEEMASKGIFLPRIQKKRFLSIYRRALDVFKTNKVIINGDMKHRFNGLGRQEKEDLTEIFKDMKENGTIVKLIRGNHDNYISLVTEKFDNIELLDEIESEDLFIFHGHREIEPKDGKIYVIGHEHPRISIRDKLGFAKKFQCFLVSPIAGNSYVIALPALGGYQSGNDISLVHSGYMSPLMKRHAILEKAKPFVIVENEGIMEFPELNLLKNIIL comes from the coding sequence TTGGTCAGCATACTCAGGGACCTGGAAGTAGAGGAGGATTTACCGGTGATTTACTCTAGGCGTCTTGACTCTATCATTCTGTCAGATGTTCACATAGGATACGAGGAGGAGATGGCGTCAAAGGGAATATTCTTGCCTAGGATACAGAAGAAAAGGTTTCTATCCATTTACAGAAGAGCGCTAGACGTATTCAAGACAAATAAGGTAATTATTAACGGTGATATGAAGCATAGATTCAACGGACTTGGTAGACAGGAAAAAGAAGATCTCACAGAGATATTCAAGGACATGAAAGAGAACGGGACTATCGTGAAATTGATAAGGGGTAATCACGATAATTATATTTCTCTTGTTACAGAAAAATTCGATAATATAGAGCTCCTAGACGAGATAGAGAGCGAGGATCTGTTTATTTTTCACGGACATAGGGAGATAGAACCCAAGGACGGCAAAATTTACGTGATAGGGCATGAACATCCCAGGATTTCAATAAGGGACAAGCTTGGGTTTGCCAAGAAGTTCCAGTGCTTCCTTGTCTCGCCTATTGCGGGAAACTCCTATGTTATAGCCCTACCTGCGCTGGGAGGTTATCAATCGGGTAATGACATCTCCCTAGTTCATTCAGGCTACATGAGCCCGTTGATGAAAAGACATGCCATCTTAGAAAAAGCAAAACCCTTCGTAATAGTGGAGAATGAAGGGATAATGGAGTTTCCGGAGCTTAACCTCTTAAAAAATATCATCCTATAG
- a CDS encoding tRNA (guanine(26)-N(2))-dimethyltransferase — translation MKLTEVIEGKARLVIPDPSEFSREGKFDPAWSPVFYNPRMVFNRDVSVLAVSVISPPSVLDAMSATGVRGIRYVKESGVKGEVLFNDKNPVSVELISKNLELNGITGKVLRSDANSLMHQVKVGYTDLDPFGSPAPYLFSAISSLRRKGVLGVTATDLSALEGKSRTSSKRKYGVQGSRLSYSKEAGLRVLLGKIVKEASVQEKGIRPLMGFYHDYYYRLFVKMEDGAKRADRSLESLGTLYECDRCGYSFMSSDECERKCPVCGGELKYYGPAWIGEFNDLEFLKEMKNRLTEFSYLSNSVKISELLEYLERENRFGPYYRVDVLASRLKVNMPPMNSLLGCLGDAVRTHFDPRGFKSFREFSEILECVKGSSATYETSGR, via the coding sequence ATGAAATTAACAGAAGTGATTGAGGGAAAGGCAAGATTAGTTATTCCAGACCCTTCTGAATTCTCCAGAGAGGGAAAGTTCGATCCTGCCTGGTCTCCAGTATTCTATAACCCCAGAATGGTGTTTAATAGGGACGTCAGTGTTTTGGCTGTCTCAGTTATATCTCCTCCCTCGGTATTGGACGCCATGTCAGCCACTGGGGTTAGGGGAATCAGGTACGTGAAGGAGAGTGGGGTCAAGGGAGAAGTTCTCTTCAATGATAAGAATCCAGTGTCCGTGGAGTTGATCTCGAAGAATTTAGAGCTAAACGGGATTACAGGTAAGGTACTTAGATCGGACGCTAACTCCTTAATGCATCAGGTAAAAGTAGGCTACACAGACCTGGATCCCTTTGGATCTCCTGCCCCATATCTTTTCTCAGCCATTTCATCCTTGAGAAGGAAAGGGGTACTGGGAGTTACTGCTACTGACCTATCAGCACTTGAGGGAAAGTCTAGAACCTCCTCCAAAAGGAAATATGGAGTTCAAGGGAGTAGATTGAGTTATTCCAAGGAGGCTGGGTTGAGGGTTCTATTGGGTAAGATAGTTAAAGAGGCATCAGTCCAAGAAAAGGGAATAAGGCCCCTCATGGGCTTTTATCACGACTACTATTACAGGCTATTCGTTAAGATGGAGGATGGAGCCAAGAGGGCTGATAGAAGCCTGGAAAGTCTCGGAACTCTTTACGAATGTGATAGATGTGGCTATTCCTTCATGAGTTCAGATGAATGCGAAAGGAAATGCCCGGTCTGTGGTGGAGAGCTTAAGTATTATGGTCCAGCCTGGATTGGAGAATTCAATGATCTAGAATTTTTAAAGGAAATGAAAAATAGACTTACTGAGTTTTCGTATCTCTCAAACTCAGTAAAAATATCTGAACTCTTAGAATACCTAGAGCGTGAAAATAGATTTGGCCCCTATTATAGGGTAGACGTTTTAGCATCAAGGCTCAAGGTAAACATGCCCCCCATGAACTCACTCCTAGGGTGTTTGGGCGACGCTGTCAGGACGCACTTTGATCCTAGGGGATTTAAGTCTTTCAGGGAATTCTCTGAAATATTGGAATGTGTGAAGGGATCCTCCGCGACTTATGAAACAAGTGGTAGATAA
- a CDS encoding DUF357 domain-containing protein, protein MEMPELRDRVIKYINGMEETLKQVKGDERIISLARQYVDDAKYYLERGDLETALVDVVYAEGLVDALKIVEGEGSKKVFVGGTFDIIHPGHIEFLRRAASLGRVYVAVSRDKNAEKVKGRKPVNDENQRLEVVKSIRYVYEAFLGDENDFLKSVERVKPDIIFLGPDQKVDEKALKEELARRGILVEVVRLEHRINTWGHSSTSAIIKEITERYCNHA, encoded by the coding sequence ATTGAAATGCCTGAGCTGAGGGATAGGGTAATAAAATACATTAACGGAATGGAGGAGACGCTAAAACAGGTAAAGGGAGACGAGAGGATAATTAGTCTCGCAAGACAATACGTTGATGACGCAAAGTACTACCTGGAAAGGGGAGATCTTGAAACGGCGTTGGTGGACGTGGTCTACGCCGAGGGTTTAGTTGACGCCCTTAAGATAGTGGAGGGTGAGGGATCTAAGAAGGTCTTCGTGGGAGGTACCTTCGACATAATTCATCCTGGACACATAGAGTTCCTTAGGAGGGCTGCCTCCCTGGGCAGGGTTTACGTTGCCGTCTCTAGGGACAAGAACGCAGAGAAGGTGAAGGGCAGGAAACCTGTTAATGATGAAAACCAAAGGTTGGAAGTCGTTAAGAGCATCAGGTATGTGTATGAGGCTTTCCTAGGCGATGAAAATGACTTTCTGAAAAGCGTAGAGAGAGTAAAACCAGACATAATCTTTCTTGGGCCAGATCAAAAAGTCGATGAGAAGGCCCTAAAGGAGGAACTCGCAAGGCGCGGTATTTTAGTGGAAGTGGTGAGGTTGGAACACAGGATAAACACGTGGGGTCACAGTAGCACTTCAGCTATCATAAAGGAGATAACGGAGAGATATTGTAATCATGCATAG
- a CDS encoding transcription initiation factor IIB: MKCPICEGTEIIYDAEHGNYVCARDGTVIEENVPDPGPEWREFDAGDRNKKRRVGAGITDRVHDKGFSTIIGGGRVKDKMKAIRLQRLQNKSRVTSKDKKLVTYLSILNSEASKLGLPGYVKETAAGVIKKLIESGLARRIDTYALIAATLFYVSRLYKIPLQLNEIKKLFNIDSSAFWKASTRVQNVIQKSTFMSNFGGPSPLEHIPDIVNRAKLPPHVETMAAEIASILIKNAITSGKGHLSVAAAAVYLASTILDHKKTQKELAEVLNITEVTIRNRYKEIVNSLDVEVKL, from the coding sequence ATGAAATGCCCCATTTGTGAGGGTACTGAGATAATATATGATGCCGAGCATGGTAACTACGTTTGTGCCAGGGATGGAACTGTAATTGAAGAAAACGTGCCAGATCCTGGCCCTGAGTGGAGAGAGTTCGATGCAGGCGATAGGAACAAGAAGAGAAGGGTAGGAGCTGGGATCACAGATAGGGTACATGACAAAGGATTTTCCACCATTATTGGAGGTGGAAGAGTAAAGGATAAAATGAAGGCAATAAGGCTTCAGAGACTTCAAAATAAGTCAAGGGTTACATCAAAGGACAAGAAACTAGTTACGTATCTATCGATACTCAACAGCGAGGCATCGAAGTTGGGACTACCTGGATACGTTAAGGAGACGGCTGCCGGGGTCATAAAGAAGTTGATCGAATCGGGTCTCGCGAGGAGGATTGATACGTACGCACTAATTGCAGCGACGTTATTCTATGTTAGCAGACTGTACAAGATCCCACTCCAGTTGAATGAGATAAAGAAGCTTTTCAACATAGACTCAAGCGCCTTCTGGAAAGCCTCAACCAGAGTCCAGAACGTTATACAGAAGAGTACGTTCATGTCTAACTTTGGAGGACCTTCTCCACTGGAACACATACCAGATATCGTTAACAGGGCTAAGTTACCTCCCCATGTGGAAACCATGGCCGCAGAAATAGCGTCGATCCTGATAAAGAACGCAATAACCAGCGGGAAGGGCCACTTATCTGTTGCCGCGGCGGCAGTCTACTTGGCCAGCACCATATTGGATCACAAGAAGACGCAGAAAGAACTTGCAGAGGTTCTGAACATCACCGAGGTTACCATAAGAAATAGATATAAGGAGATAGTAAACTCACTTGACGTCGAGGTCAAACTGTGA
- a CDS encoding DUF120 domain-containing protein, whose protein sequence is MSDECLIAKIVYLSLQQKEVTQQMIADELKMSQQSVSRKLKELEERNLVRRSLSKEGEIIRVTENGEKLLEDCLSMMRATIISSHVLEIRGRATSGLGEGRIFLSMPYYMESFKKFLGFEPYPGTLNLVIYDRISLENRLVLDISKAINIPEHKEENRVLGAVRAFPASVNDLKPAAVVFPLRSVHPKSVIEVISPYHLRKELNIKDGDEVVIQAYA, encoded by the coding sequence ATGAGTGATGAATGTTTAATTGCTAAGATAGTTTACCTCTCCCTGCAACAGAAAGAAGTCACGCAACAAATGATTGCTGACGAGCTTAAAATGTCCCAGCAATCTGTATCAAGAAAGCTCAAGGAGCTAGAGGAAAGGAACCTGGTTAGAAGATCCCTTTCAAAGGAAGGAGAAATTATTAGGGTTACTGAAAATGGAGAGAAATTGCTAGAGGATTGCCTCTCCATGATGAGGGCAACAATTATTTCGTCCCACGTCCTAGAAATAAGGGGAAGGGCTACTTCAGGTTTAGGTGAAGGAAGAATCTTCCTGTCCATGCCGTACTATATGGAATCATTCAAGAAGTTTCTTGGTTTTGAGCCCTATCCTGGAACCCTTAACCTCGTGATTTATGATAGGATATCTCTGGAGAACAGACTCGTCCTAGATATCTCTAAGGCAATAAATATTCCAGAGCACAAGGAGGAGAATAGGGTCCTTGGAGCCGTTAGGGCATTTCCCGCATCCGTGAACGATCTAAAACCTGCTGCCGTGGTCTTTCCGCTTAGGAGTGTTCACCCTAAGAGCGTTATTGAAGTGATATCGCCATATCATCTTAGGAAGGAACTCAACATCAAGGATGGGGATGAGGTAGTTATTCAGGCCTATGCATGA
- the dph5 gene encoding diphthine synthase, whose product MADIYFVGLGLSKRFLTNASLEVLKGSDVIYADIYTSISCDINEKTLREITGKEIIPATREVLETKEKEIYKLLDSGKNVAIAVVGDPMIATTHVSLATGARARGHRVSVIPGVSVHCYMISRSMLSSYKFGKSVTVTFPVLDKLDYTPYRVIKTNRELGLHTMVYLDLKETGIMTADLALNYLKKMESDIGDKVILDDDLVVIGERLGCADERVRAMKVVDALNQKFGAPPHIIIVPSRNLYEMEVEGLKCLS is encoded by the coding sequence ATGGCAGATATATACTTTGTAGGACTTGGGCTGTCAAAAAGGTTTCTTACTAATGCCTCCCTGGAGGTCCTCAAAGGTTCAGACGTAATTTACGCAGACATTTACACTTCAATTAGTTGTGACATAAATGAAAAAACACTTAGGGAGATTACAGGTAAGGAGATTATTCCTGCAACTCGAGAGGTTTTGGAGACAAAGGAAAAAGAGATATATAAACTGCTTGACTCAGGGAAAAACGTCGCCATAGCTGTAGTCGGAGACCCCATGATTGCCACAACTCACGTTAGCTTAGCCACAGGTGCCAGGGCCAGGGGACATAGGGTTAGCGTTATCCCGGGGGTCTCAGTTCACTGTTACATGATATCTAGGTCAATGCTGTCTTCCTATAAGTTTGGGAAGTCAGTTACGGTTACTTTCCCTGTACTTGATAAGCTTGATTACACCCCCTATAGGGTGATAAAGACCAACAGGGAGCTCGGCCTTCACACAATGGTATACTTAGATTTGAAGGAGACCGGGATAATGACAGCCGATCTTGCACTTAACTACCTCAAGAAAATGGAAAGCGATATTGGGGACAAGGTTATCCTAGATGATGATCTTGTGGTGATCGGCGAGAGGCTTGGATGCGCAGATGAGAGGGTGAGGGCTATGAAAGTTGTGGACGCCCTAAATCAAAAATTTGGGGCTCCTCCACACATTATAATAGTTCCATCCAGAAACCTATATGAGATGGAGGTAGAGGGATTGAAATGCCTGAGCTGA
- a CDS encoding winged helix-turn-helix domain-containing protein — protein sequence MESKVSMEKEELIHKKILESGEDGISQQELAKKLGLSTRELATVIKKLIDKKMIAKKAIKENGKSVIKLFAIRTVEESNIYVNLESIEEIPCFSCKLLFKCDNGAHVNPSSCTKLSSWILSMDL from the coding sequence TTGGAATCAAAAGTTTCAATGGAAAAAGAAGAGTTAATTCACAAGAAAATTCTTGAGAGTGGCGAGGACGGAATATCACAACAGGAACTGGCGAAGAAGTTAGGCCTCTCCACAAGGGAACTTGCCACAGTTATAAAGAAGTTAATTGATAAAAAGATGATAGCTAAGAAAGCAATAAAGGAGAACGGAAAGAGCGTAATCAAACTCTTTGCAATTAGGACAGTTGAGGAATCCAACATTTACGTAAACCTCGAGAGCATAGAGGAGATCCCCTGCTTCTCTTGTAAGCTTTTGTTTAAGTGTGATAACGGGGCACACGTAAATCCCAGCTCTTGTACTAAGCTTTCTTCCTGGATATTGTCCATGGATCTATGA
- a CDS encoding DUF5622 domain-containing protein encodes MALKHEKYVYVELGKSRYAKLRVLKNRDENSPERYIVLNKLVPKKSRHVKVLKTDDLPLEVREKLKAIS; translated from the coding sequence ATGGCACTTAAACACGAAAAATACGTGTACGTTGAACTTGGGAAATCTAGATACGCTAAGTTAAGGGTTCTCAAGAACAGGGATGAAAACAGCCCGGAAAGATACATAGTCCTTAACAAGTTAGTTCCCAAGAAGAGCAGGCACGTGAAAGTTCTAAAGACAGACGACCTCCCACTTGAAGTCAGGGAAAAGTTAAAGGCAATTTCTTGA
- a CDS encoding DUF373 family protein: MKTAIIYIDIDDDLSKAGVSTPVIGEAKAREAIEKSSRFLALDSDFNTMVTAFNIYLDMKANGEDVEIVFVAGSQRGGLDSQMALSKQVDEVIRAIKPDQAILVYDSPEDAKAIPVIESRLKIVGIERVIVEQHRGVEETYILLGKYLKRLVTESRYSRLFLGVPGIILFVSSILAIAGLTAYVLPSILLVLGGAMLVRGFGIDDAIERWWENSTIMVIVAILSSISLVLAIINGYLVASTAGPLSIRSASSTLLAILPYLTFSIIILYSGKLLSRALSKDIRIWHDLLKILASILAYFVLTGLLRNLESGAYIIQIQSFYLLLLSSFILIATYFVLSNFEKNRLRSQ; this comes from the coding sequence ATGAAGACGGCGATAATATACATTGATATAGATGACGATTTGAGTAAGGCTGGTGTTTCTACCCCAGTTATAGGAGAGGCTAAAGCTAGGGAAGCCATAGAGAAATCCTCGCGATTTTTGGCCCTAGACTCAGACTTCAATACCATGGTAACTGCGTTCAACATTTACCTTGATATGAAAGCAAATGGAGAAGATGTGGAGATCGTATTTGTTGCTGGGTCACAAAGAGGTGGTCTCGATTCTCAAATGGCACTCTCTAAGCAAGTTGATGAGGTTATTAGAGCTATTAAGCCTGATCAGGCAATCCTAGTTTATGATAGCCCTGAGGACGCAAAGGCTATCCCGGTCATCGAAAGCAGGCTGAAGATAGTGGGAATAGAGAGAGTTATAGTGGAACAGCATAGAGGGGTGGAGGAGACATATATCTTGCTTGGGAAATATCTCAAGAGACTAGTAACGGAAAGCAGGTACTCGAGACTGTTTCTAGGGGTTCCTGGAATAATTCTTTTCGTTTCAAGTATATTGGCAATTGCTGGCCTAACGGCTTACGTCCTTCCCTCCATACTTTTGGTTCTAGGAGGAGCCATGTTAGTTAGGGGATTTGGAATAGATGATGCCATAGAGAGATGGTGGGAGAACTCAACTATCATGGTTATTGTGGCAATTCTATCCTCCATTTCCCTGGTACTTGCTATAATTAACGGATATCTAGTTGCTTCCACAGCTGGACCGCTTTCCATAAGGTCTGCCTCATCGACTTTACTAGCCATACTACCGTATCTCACGTTTTCTATTATCATTTTATACTCAGGTAAGCTCTTGTCTAGAGCTCTATCAAAGGACATAAGGATTTGGCACGATCTATTAAAGATACTCGCATCCATACTTGCCTACTTCGTGCTTACTGGGTTACTTAGAAATCTTGAGAGCGGTGCTTACATAATTCAGATTCAATCATTCTACCTTCTTCTACTTTCCTCGTTCATTTTAATTGCCACATACTTCGTTCTTTCCAATTTCGAGAAAAACAGATTAAGATCACAATGA
- a CDS encoding Gar1/Naf1 family protein, which yields MRSTKTIPIGEFESLVLGDKWLIRADSNFDYAKNDPSGLVLLDKNQRRVAKVLDVLGNVSKPYLLAEPMASIPSGKIFLEIPQRKHSRKNRR from the coding sequence GTGAGGAGCACAAAAACAATTCCCATAGGAGAATTTGAGTCACTTGTACTAGGTGACAAGTGGCTCATAAGGGCAGATTCAAATTTCGATTACGCCAAGAATGATCCTTCAGGACTAGTTTTACTTGATAAAAACCAGAGGAGAGTTGCCAAGGTCCTAGACGTTCTAGGAAACGTCAGTAAACCATACCTGTTAGCAGAACCCATGGCTTCGATACCCTCAGGAAAAATATTTCTTGAAATTCCACAGCGCAAACACTCTAGGAAAAACAGGAGGTAA